The stretch of DNA tatttattctgTATGTGAAGAGAAGTGTTCAATAGTGGTAAGAAAAAGAATGTCCAGGCATATGAATATAAATGGTCGTGCATTTAAAATAATAACTgcatatataaaaaagtatgcatGTGTCGCTATATTTTTcatgttttgagaaagtgttcaCATGGTAATGAAAAGTGTCCATGTATCTCTCAAAACCATCAATCTATTTTACCCAGAAAATAGAGAAGAAAAATGAGAAAGGAACAGCAAAAAGGAAAATGATAAAAAAGAAAGCGATAATGCGCCCGGCCCATGTGGGGCGATTTGTCCCTTATATGGCGATATAAGTGCTTGCCTGTTTGGGGTCGATTCCCTCCCGCCCACTTGCCCGTCCGCTTTCAAAAAAAGTTGTGGCGCCAAGTCCGGCCTTATCAGTTACCACTTACCAAGGCCACAAGAGTACATGAGAGTGAGCACTGCGGCCACAATCTACCACGAATGTGTGCGTCAAATGGCCGCCGGGGTGGATAAGGGTGATCTTCAGCACTGTGGTCCAGTGGGTATTATCTTGGAGAGGATGGCAACAGTTCTTGTTTGAAAGCTACGCAGGTTGTACTATATATCGTCAGGGTTAAGAAGAAACGTAGTACGGTACCTGAGTAGTGCAGAGAAGGTGGGTGATCGAATCGACCTGGCTGcagcagcaatggctgccattgCCGTCTTCTCCCTGCTGTTGCTCCTCTCTTCTGCTCCTGCTGTTCTTGGCTTCACGAGGAGCGACTTCCCGCCGGAGTTCGTCTTCGGAGCCGCCACCTCCGCATACCAGGTAACGAATGATACAGATTAGTACCGGCTTGAACTGGAATTTGTTTTCTTGCACATATTTTATACGAACGGTTATGGACCCTGCTTCTCATGTAAACAAAGGAAACGAAAAAACAGTTGTTCATTGGGGTCCACTGGCTCTAACGGGGAAGCCTAACAAGATAACAACCACACAAACATATTTTTTTTCCTTGCTCATTTTAGTTAGTATGTGCGACAATGATGTTTGTATGATATTCGTATGCACGACAATGATGTTTGTATGATATTCGTATGTGCGACAATGATCTTCATTTCGAAAATTGATTTTATGTTCATATGTGCAGCAAAACACTAAGAGATAACTCAATATAATTTCATAAGAACCGAATTATAGGGGCAATACAGACTTATCACCGAGTATATCAGAAATTAAGGTAAAGCGATAGAAACTGAAAAGAACAGGATGGCTTATTCTAAAGCGCTTATTTTCACGGCAATTTTTCTTCTTCTAGAATACGCATAAGCATGTTTTCCACTGCAGCTTATGTATAAGTCACAACTCAGAAGAACTACGCCTTAGCAAGTTTATGAAAACAACACCGTTAGTTGAAAACCCGTGATCTACACATTAGACAATCACGGAGTTGAGCGATAAATCCGCCACTGCTAAGCGGGGTTGAAACGGTTCGCTTTCTCCTCGTTCTCGAACCTTCAAGCGCCTCCCCCGATTCCCTAGTAGAGAGAGTGAAAAACCAATTTTACAGCTAATCTACATATCTGTCATAGCTTGGTGATTTTGCAGCTCACCTTATAGCTAGCTACTGCCTTTAGTAGTAGGAATATGATTAGACACTTATAAGCACAAATTATGCTGACACAGTAACACCCGACCAGGCACCACCCCGTCCCTGTCTCGCCCGTCTGGTTCAACCGTTCGGTGTTAATGGACCAGCCTCGTGACACACGTGGTTTGTTCATTCGTTGCTCTCAAAAAAGAAATGATCCATCGGCCATCACTGTTTCATCATACATGATGAGCGAGGCCGTCCTATAAGCTGCCATGGCCACGAAAGCACATACCATCAGTACAGCCCGCTgccatggccttcttcttcttccagtTCCTCCTGCTCCTGCTTCTAGCCGCCGCCCATGGCGCGGCCCCTGTTCTTGGCTTCACGAGGAGCGACTTcccgccggaattcgtcttcggGGCCGCCACCTCGGCATACCAGGTAAGGTAACGGACGACCCAGATTAGTTGGGGCTCGAACTGAATTTTGTTTTCTTGCGCATATTTTAGTCGTATAAGGCTCTGGGCCCTGCTTCTCATCTGAACAGAGCAAACAAACCAACGAAAGCAAGTGTTCGCTAGGATCCAATCCACCAGCTCTCACAGCGAAGCCTAACAAGTCAACAACCACACAAGTAGATTATCATTTCCTGCTTGTTTTAGTTAGTTTTATGTGGCTCTGGTTATTTTTTTTTCAACTCGAATGTGTGGCTCTGGTTTACCTCTTGCGCATTTTAGCTGGCCTCTCTTGCTCTGCTTCTCTGGTTAatttgctctgtttttcttttatGCAGTATGAGGGTGCCGTGGCTGAGGATGGCAGGAGCCCAAGCGTCTGGGACACCTTCACACAAGCAGGTAACACACTAATTAACCTGTTAGTTCTGCCTAAAAAAAGCCTTATTGTCGGTATTCTGACCAAATTCAGGGTCCTGGTAAAACTTTGTTTGACAATATTCTCCTACTGATGACAGGGAAAATGTCGGATAAAAGCACAGGCGATGTCGCTGCTGATGGGTACCACAAGTACAAGGTAATCATGGTTAAATTTACCTGGTGTGACTTGAATTCCTTTCCCTATTAATTTTATCTTACAGAATCCCACAAGAAAAAATATATCAGAAAAACAAACATATTATACTCTGTTTTGTTGTGGTTGAAGTTTCTCAATATTCCATAGACGGAGAGGATTAGGTTGTTGTTTATTTGTTGTACACTAATAATGACATCACCTGATGTTTCAGGATGATATCAAGCTCATGGTTGACACTAACCTAGAGGCTTACAGATTCTCTATCTCCTGGTCAAGGCTTATACCAAGTATGAAAGCATTCCACAATATTTCTGTCGCAGTACTCAGGAAATTTACATAAATGTTTCATCTTTGATTTCAAAATTGACAATTACAGATGGGAGGGGGGCTGTCAACCCAAAAGGTTTGGAGTACTACAACAACCTTATAAATGAGCTAGTGCAACATGGTATGGTTATTTGTACTAAACTGTATAAATTATCATGCACTGACACAAAAAACCATCTTTCAACTATATCGTATATGCACAACAATGACAAATCTATCATAGTTGACAATTTCTTTATTGTTCTTCTTCATTATCTCGAGTTCTGAATCTGTGTGGCCTTCACGATTCTTTAGGGATTCAAGTCCATGTTATGCTTTCCCATCTCGATTTCCCGCAAGTTTTGGACGATGAGTATGGCGGATGGTTAAGCCCTAAAATTGTGTAAGGTCCCAAAACTTTCCATTTGTAACGGCGAATTGCTCAAAAGCTAAAAATAATAAGCCTTTTTTTAATAGATAATGGAGGTGGCTTATGCAAAGTGCCTTGACAATGTTTAGTTGATTTCTACTTTCCTTTTCCTAACCAGTGGCATTGAAAAATGCAGGGAGGATTTCACAGCATTTGCGGAAGTGTGCTTTAGGGAGTTTGGAGACAGGGTTTCATACTGGACAACGATAGATGAACCTAATGTCAGCGCACTAGGATCTTACGACAATGCACTATTTGCCCCGGGACGTTGCTCCAACCCATTTGGAATAACAAATTGTACAGTGGGAAACTCAACTGTGGAACCATACATAGCAGCTCATAACATGATACTGGCTCATGCATCAACTACCAGACTTTACGGAGAAAAATATCGAGTGAGTCATCTTGTGTCCAAAACTAAAAGTGAAGCCTTTTTCCGACATGTTTACTCTGTTTTCTTTAAGGAATAAACTATTAACCTTTTTGTTTTAATCTAAGATTCATTAATCATTATCTGGTTAATATTTGTGAAGAAAGTACTGGTTCACTATACACAGTTTTCAGTGTCTCCATGATTACAATTTGTGTGTGCAAGATTATTATGTTCTAGGCAGTTTCGACACATTAATCTCATGGACAATAAAAAGACTGCTCTTTTAATTCTGTTTCTTGATGTATTTTCACATGCTAACTTTTATGTGTACATAAAAATACTCTTGCAAGTAGGCTGCCCAAAAGGGAGGTGTTGGCATAAATGTTTACTCTTCTTGGAGTTATCCTATGACGAACTCTGATGTGGATGTGGAAGCAGCTAAAAGATACTTAGACTTCGTGTTCGGATGGTAACATTATTTGGACTCTTATGTTTATTTCCATGTTCTAGAGAGTTCACAATAAGTATGCAGCTAACCAACTTGTGATGCTTTTCTAGGATACTAGAGCCCTTGGTGTCTGGAGATTACCCAGATGTGATGAGGAAAAATGTTGGGTCTCGACTTCCATCGTTCACAAAGTCCCAATCTCAAGTTGTCAAGGGAGCTGTTGATTTCATAGGAATAAACCACTACTATTCCATGTATGTTAATGACCGTCCTTTAGACAAAGGCACTCGTGACTATTCAGCAGACATGTCTCTTTACCAAAGAGGTAAAAAATATATGCATTCTTCATTAATTGTAGTCAGAAGGAGTGGGCAATGCAATTCATTTATCTCGTATAATATAATGATGAATGTGCTTTTTTTTCTAAAAAGCACACTATTTATGTATATATTGACCAAATAATTTGTTGCCACTCCCCAAAATACACACGAATTTGAGTAACCCATTGGTCGAGTGCTAACATAATATTTGTTATTGTGATGCAGCTTCTAAAACAATCCCAGGAAGTAGCAAGGTAATATTTTCAACAATGCTTGTTAGAGAAACCACTAGCCTGAACTATTTCTAGACATGATTTCTTCATATTACAAATTCTAATCTAACAAGATACTAAAAATATATAACTACACTTAGAGCTCAAATTATTTAGCAAGATATTGTCCACCTTATGAGTTGTTATAAATATACACAATATTCTCTTTTGATTGCAGAATGTCCCAGCATCTTCTCAAAGTGACCCGGAAGGATTGCAATATGTGCTGCAGTACCTTACGAAAGCCTATGGGAACCTTCCTATCTATGTGCAAGAGAATGGCAAGTCGATCTAGTCTGGTTGCAACGATCTCCAATTTTCTGTTCTACAGATCTAGATAAAATTTATGTCATAGTGTTCATGCAGACATCACAGCTTCTAATTCATTCTAATTTCACTAATATATTCTGCCTTGCCATTCATCTCCGCAGGTGTTGCATCTAATGACACTCTCGATGACACCGAAAGGATCGAATACTTGAAGAGCTACATGGGTAGCACACTGAAGGCAGTAAGGTCAGCCATTAAACAAAAGTCACCAAGAATGTAGTTCAAATCAACAGCACTGCCTTTCCGCAAAATGTCCAGGATTCAGACATTTTTATCCTGACGTAGTTTTGCCCTTCAGGAATGGAGCAAACGTAAAAGGTTACTTTGTCTGGTCCTTCCTAGACGTCTTCGAGTTCTTTGCAGGGGCCAAGTCACGGTACGGCCTGTACCGTGTCGATTTTAACGATGAGGCGCTGCCACGACAAGCGAAGCTCTCTGCTCGATGGTACTCTGGCTTCCTGAAGAACAATGACACCTATGTTCGGAACGAGCTCGAAAGTACAGGATCGCATGCTCTGCAATGAGCCGTAAAACAGATGGTGGAAATGTCGAGTCATCCTATGTAAATAAACGTTTCATGTAAATATAGTGGTTTATTACATATACATCATGTAGTACCTTATGTACCTACAAGAGTGGTTGGCAGTGCCCTACGCATGGCCATGTCTCATGATGGAGGTTTAGGTGTGTTGTAACAGGTTTTGCTCGGTTTTTCCGCTAATTAACCGGACAATACTCTTCAGCTTCTATCAATAGATTGAGAGGTGGTGCAAAACCCGCAGCGATCAGCGGCGGCCATACATGCACTGGTGCTGAATTTTACTCGAGTGGCTGGGAAGGGAACTCCTATTCCTAGGAAGAACATATGGCCACCAGTCTTACCCTGCAACTACTACTGAATGTGGACGCCTCTTTCATCAAGGGCTCCCACTCCGGGTCATGCGAAGCAATTGTTAGAGATCACAGAGGTTACTTCATTACTGGTTCTACCTCACAAATTGAACATGTAGCAGATGTTGTGTCCGCAGAAGCTGCGGCACTTCATGAAGGATTGAGGCTACTCCAAACCCTGGGATGCAACAACGTATAAGTGATTATGGACAATATCATTGTGGTCTAAGCTCTACGTCTCAATGAGGGTTACTCTATGGTGGCAGCTCCGTTGCTTGATGTTTGCAGAGACTTAATACTAGAATTCGGGAAGGCTACTATTGAGCATTGTAATCAATAGAGAATCTAATGCAGTGGCTCACGTGCTAGCAGAGTGGGGGCGTGCGAACAATCCAACTGTTTGGATGGATGCACCTCCGAGTTATATTGTTAAACTTTTAGCAGACGATGATAGTGTTATTTGAGTTTAATATAGAGCTAGCCATGAAggtctttctgtcaaaaaaaaaACTGCCTGCCATATATGTTTTACACAGTGATTTTCATGACTTGGCGCACACTAACTCGCCGTCCTGGGCTTTGGCCCATATAGTTTTTTCTTTATAAGAATTCAAAAAATACGGGGGGAGGAGATTCGGACTTGAGACATCAAGGTTCAGTACTACAAGTGCTAACCACTGCGCCACGTTACTTTATTCCGTTGTCTTTCATCTTCTTCCGTCCTTTATGCCAAATGTAACGTGTATGcttttcttttatgttttttGTTGTCTTTGACAGTATTTTCTTTGaccttttttttcatttttttcatttctttGTTCACAAATTTTTCTTCAAGTTACTGAACTTTTTCAGTTATAgtgatttttttcaaaattcatgAATTTTTTCACAATTTGCGTAAACTTTTTAAtcaaaatccatgaactttttaaaattcaTGATCTACTGTCAAAATCCGGTGAGCTTTTTCGAATTcctgaatttttttaaaaaaattggtGACCTTTTTTTCAAGTTAATGGATGTTTTTGTGAAAATCCGTGATTTTTTTAAAagtgatgaacttttttcaagcgttgaactttttaaaaagctacgaacattttttcaaatttgtgaacttttcaAATCCGGGTCAGCCCATGTGGCGTGCATAGAGCGAGCCTCGTTCGCTACTTCGCGTGGACTTGGCCGGTTGTGTCCTTAGCTCCACTCGCTACAACGACAATTTCCATTTTCTCGTTcatttatttttctcttttttgaaCTTTATTATTCTTTTTTAAACCTGTTTCCAAATTTGAAATACTGTTTGGAATACTAAAAATTTCTTTGTGTTCAAATATTGTTTACAATTTTATAAAATGGTCTGGAGTTAAAAAATAACCCTGTTTTCAAAAaaattattcaaaattttaagAAATGTTTGTATTTCAAAAAAGTGGAtattttattaaaaaaatatgTGGTTTAAAATTTGTTTTCACCATCAATTGTTGAGAATTTGTTAACAAATTTTTGATACGCAATTAAAAAATCCAAAATTGTTGGCAAATTTCAAGAAATGGTTATGATATAAGAATATGTTCATGTTGATTGATAATGACGGAAATTGCAACTAACCGAAGCATTGAAATTAGGAAAAAATTACATGTCCACATATGCACCCGTCTGGTCTAGTCTAACACATTCCTCTCAACTGGTGGTTTTTCCGGACTACGGATAAATGGCCCCAACTTCTTCAGCAGCTTGGCATGGACATATGCGGCATCAATGCAAGGTTTGAACAACTTCCAAAACAATTTGCATGTTGCGACACGTCCGGCCATTTATCAGCCTTTTTACCGAACTCCAGAAAATGCAAAATTTGTCGAAAACCAAAACAACTTGGCATATTACCTTAAATTTTTCATACAAACCACTGGAAAAAGGGTCATTTAAAGGATGTCGAAAAATAATGTGCTCTCAGACAGAGCCTTGTGGCCTACTAGGACACTCTACGTGAACATGGTATTTTTTTCTACacaaataaaaatatattcaGAGAAGTTAAAATGGTTTTAAATTTTTGTTCATATTTTTTATTTTGTTccattttttctgttttttaaaaaatatttgtGTTCAGAATCTTATATGCTATTCTTAAAAATGTTTGTGTTTTGATATCTAGGCAATTTTGAAAGACACAAACATTTATTTGAAATTTTTGTACAATATTTTAAAATGCAAATATTTGTATTTTATGAATAAAAGTTAAAAAGGCGAATGTTTTTGAAATTTTGGACAAATTTTATAAGGTTGAGCATTTTTAAAAAGAAAATAGAAACGTAAAgggaaaacaaaaaaacaaagaagTAATAAAAAAGGAAAAGTGGGGAAAAGACCGGTCGCTATAGTAACCCTGTCGCTGAGGGCTAGTTCTAGTAGTCTGCGTTTTTGTAATTAGACATTGAAGCTTATCAGCTCATGTGCCTAACGACTAGTGGTCAGCTGTGTGAGTTACATGGTTCGATCCCTCGCACTGTCATTTCTTTTTCGATAAAGTATAGAAATTTTTGTTCAGCGtgcatttaaaaaaaatcatcatATATTTTTAAAAATCTTCAGTGTGTATTTGAATAAAGTTCACCGTATACTAAGAAAATATTCAGTATATCTTTTAAATTACTTTTTTAAAAATTGCTCAGCTTTCAAAATTAGTTCAcaattttaaaaattgttcacaTTTAAGAAAAGAATATTTGATTCTTTACCATTTCGAAACATTTTTCGCATTTTCAA from Triticum urartu cultivar G1812 chromosome 3, Tu2.1, whole genome shotgun sequence encodes:
- the LOC125545855 gene encoding beta-glucosidase 5-like isoform X1, whose product is MAFFFFQFLLLLLLAAAHGAAPVLGFTRSDFPPEFVFGAATSAYQYEGAVAEDGRSPSVWDTFTQAGKMSDKSTGDVAADGYHKYKDDIKLMVDTNLEAYRFSISWSRLIPNGRGAVNPKGLEYYNNLINELVQHGIQVHVMLSHLDFPQVLDDEYGGWLSPKIVEDFTAFAEVCFREFGDRVSYWTTIDEPNVSALGSYDNALFAPGRCSNPFGITNCTVGNSTVEPYIAAHNMILAHASTTRLYGEKYRAAQKGGVGINVYSSWSYPMTNSDVDVEAAKRYLDFVFGWILEPLVSGDYPDVMRKNVGSRLPSFTKSQSQVVKGAVDFIGINHYYSMYVNDRPLDKGTRDYSADMSLYQRASKTIPGSSKNVPASSQSDPEGLQYVLQYLTKAYGNLPIYVQENGVASNDTLDDTERIEYLKSYMGSTLKAVRNGANVKGYFVWSFLDVFEFFAGAKSRYGLYRVDFNDEALPRQAKLSARWYSGFLKNNDTYVRNELESTGSHALQ
- the LOC125545855 gene encoding beta-glucosidase 5-like isoform X2; this encodes MAAIAVFSLLLLLSSAPAVLGFTRSDFPPEFVFGAATSAYQYEGAVAEDGRSPSVWDTFTQAGKMSDKSTGDVAADGYHKYKDDIKLMVDTNLEAYRFSISWSRLIPNGRGAVNPKGLEYYNNLINELVQHGIQVHVMLSHLDFPQVLDDEYGGWLSPKIVEDFTAFAEVCFREFGDRVSYWTTIDEPNVSALGSYDNALFAPGRCSNPFGITNCTVGNSTVEPYIAAHNMILAHASTTRLYGEKYRAAQKGGVGINVYSSWSYPMTNSDVDVEAAKRYLDFVFGWILEPLVSGDYPDVMRKNVGSRLPSFTKSQSQVVKGAVDFIGINHYYSMYVNDRPLDKGTRDYSADMSLYQRASKTIPGSSKNVPASSQSDPEGLQYVLQYLTKAYGNLPIYVQENGVASNDTLDDTERIEYLKSYMGSTLKAVRNGANVKGYFVWSFLDVFEFFAGAKSRYGLYRVDFNDEALPRQAKLSARWYSGFLKNNDTYVRNELESTGSHALQ